One Candidatus Zixiibacteriota bacterium genomic window, AAAAAGCTCCTGCAGACGATCCGTCTTTTTCAACTCCGCCAGCGAGTGATTGGTCGCAATCGACTGCAACAACTGCCGGCGACCGGCCAGATGAGACTCGATGGCATCGGCATTATGCTGTACCGACCGGCGTAACAACTCTGAAGATTTCTGCTCCAACAGGTCCCCAAACACCTCCCAGGAGCCGAACCCGGCCAGCAACAGCGGCAACATCGCTGCCGCCAGCAACACCGCAACGATACGCCACTTCAGAGATCGATATCCCTGCGTGACGCGGGCTATGAAGGGTTGTTTATCGTTATCTGTCATTGGACATCCTTTCCAATTATGATTTTTTTCTCAATAAAGCAAACGATGGGCCAATTGCTTGTTGATAGGTTTAACTGCATAATGATCAGATACTTAACAATGCGATTAAGGTTGACATGATCATAATATCATTCTAAAATAGAATGAATGATTCTATAATAGAACCTTTCCGTCTTTTGGGAAGCCTCGATTCCATGCTGTAGGAGTTGTTATGTCCGAAGACCTCTCTTTACCTTCTTATTTAGCCCCGATCAAGAGCCCTGCTTTCCGTGAGGTGCTGGAGCTGGCGCGCATGGTGGCAGAATTTGATTCTTCCGTGCTGCTCAGCGGTGATACCGGGGTCGGTAAGGAGGTGGTCGCCCGATTCATACACGACCATTCTCGTCGCCGGGAGCGGCCGATGTCAACCATCAACTGTGCCGCTCTGCCGTCGGCGCTTTTGGAGAGTGAGTTATTCGGACACAAAGCGGGGTCGTTCACCGGAGCGATTGCCGACCGGGTCGGATTGTTCGAGCAAGCTGCTCGCGGTACCGCGTTTCTGGATGAAATAGGGGATGTCGAGGGTTCGATTCAGGTCAAATTGCTGCGAGTGTTGCAAGAGAGGGAAATTTTACGCATCGGCGAAAACACCCCGCGTCGAGTCGACATCAGAGTGATTGCCGCCACGAATACCGACTTATCCGCGGCTGTGGAGGAAGGCCGCTTTCGCAAGGATTTGTTGTTTCGTCTGCGGGTGGTTGAGATTCGTGTCCCGCCCCTGGCCGAGCGGCGGGAGGATATTCCGCTTCTTTGCGATCATTTCCTGACCGAGCTGTCGACTCGCATGCACCTGCCGGACCTCCGACTCGCCGAAGAATGCCGTACTTGTCTGACCGAGTACACCTGGCCCGGCAACGTGCGCGAACTTTATAATGTTATGGAGCGCGCGGCGATTTTCAGTCGGGGTTGCACTATTGGTGTCGAACACCTGCCTGCCGAACTGCGCGAACGGCAACAGTTGCCCAGGGCGGTTGGCCTCTTCGTTCCGCGTACCCTCAGGGAAGTCGAGGGGGAACATATCTTACGAACGCTGTCTCACACCGGCGGCAATCGTCCGCAAGCGGCTGAAATCCTCGGTGTGAGTCCCTCGACGCTCTGGCGCAAGCTGAAGGAGATGGAGGGGGGAAGCTCCCGCTAAGAGAAATATCCCGGTTCGATTGGCGGTTTGCTGTAAGCCCGACGGTTGAATGGTCCGTTATATCGTATACTAGGCGGTCGGCCTCGATGAGATATCACCGCGATGCTTGTCCGGACTCAGTGACTGGCGCGTTGCCCGGCGGCGCTCGTCGTTATCGAGGATCGCTTTTCTGACCCGGATGGACCGAGGTGTGACCTCGACCAGTTCATCGTCACGAATCCATTCCATCGCCTGTTCCAGAGTCATCTTGCGAGGCACATCCAGTTTGACACCGATATCTTTCGTCGAAGATCGGTGATTGGTGAGGTTTTTGCGTTTGGTCGGATTACAGGTGAAGTCATCATTTCGCGAATTTTCGCCGACAATCTGGCCCGCATAAACTCTCTCAGTCGGCTCGATAAACACCACCGACCGTTCCTGCAGGCTTTCAATGGCGTAGGCCGTAGCCGGGCCGGTATCGATACTGATTACCGAACCCTTGGTCCCGGCGACATAATCGCCGCGCCAATAACCGTAACCGACAAATCGCGAGGCCATAATCCCCAAACCTCTGGTGTCGGTCATGAACTCCGACCGGTAGCCGATCAGGCCTCTGGTTGGAATCTCAAAGGTCAGGCGAACGGTGTTAGTCCCGCCGTTCTCGACCGAAGTCAATTCACCCTTGCGCCGCGCTAACTTCTCAATCACCGTTCCCTGGTATTCTTCGGGAACGTCGATACTGAGATGCTCGATCGGCTCCATTAACCGGCCCCGGTCGTCGGTGCGTGTTATCACCTCGGGACGGGAGATACAAAACTCCAGGCCTTCACGACGCATTTCCTCGATAAGAATCGCCAGGTGCAGCTCTCCGCGACCCGACACCTTGACGCCGTCCGGGCGACCGATGTCGGCCATCCTTAGCGCCACGTTCACCCTGAGCTCTCGCTCCAGACGTTCCTTGAGTTGCCGGAGCATGATAGCCGTTCCTTCCTGTCCCGAAAACGGTCCGTTGTTGACCAGGAAGAACATCGACAAAGTCGGCTCCTCGATCTCCAGAGGTTTGAGCGCTTCATTTTCATCTTCGCTCCCGGAGAACGTGTCGCCGATACTGATTTCCGGCGGACCGGCCAGCCAGACAATATCGCCGGCCGAAATCTCATCGGTCTCGATTCGTTTGAGACCGCGCGTAACCCACATGTATACGCCTCTGGCTTTGGAGGTATTGGTTACCTTCCAACCCTTGTCCGGCGAACCGGGATCATTCAAGCGCGTCACCATTCGCGTGAATTCTTCGCCTATTTTAAGGCTGCCGCGAAGCACTCGTCCGCATCCGATCTGGCCCACATAATCGCTCCAGTCGAGTGAACTTACCTGCATCAGAAATTCACCTTCCTGATTGACCGGAGGAGCCGGAACCTCGTCCACGATTGTCTGGAACAGGGCATCCATACCCTTGCGCTCGTCTTGCTCCAGGTCACGTACGAACCACCCGTCGAGTCCTGAGCCGTACAGCACCGGGAAATGCGCCTGTTCATCGGTGGCGCCCAGTTCAATGAAGAGATCGAAAGTTTTATTGAGAGCATAATTCGGACGGATATTCTGACGATCCACCTTATTGACGATGACAATCGGGCGAAGTCCCAATTTCAGGGCCCGCATCAGCACATAGCGAGTCTGGGGCATCGGTCCCTCGCTTGCATCCACCAACAGCAAAACGGAGTCGACCATCGACAACACCCGTTCCACTTCGCCCGAAAAATCCGCGTGACCGGGGGTGTCGATGATGTTGATCAGGTAATCGTTCCAGGTCACCGAGCAATGTTTGGAGCGAATCGTAATGCCTCGTTCCCGTTCCAGAACATTGTTGTCCATGAGCCGCTCGGCCACATCCTGGTTCTCCCGGAAGGTTTGGGTGGCTTTAAAAACGGAGTCGATAAGAGTTGTCTTTCCGTGATCGATGTGCGCTACGATGGCGACGTTTCTGATGTGGGCGATGTCTGTCATTGGTCTATTCTACTCAACTTAAGAGATGTTCGATCCGGTTAACGGGCTCCGGGTAGCGTTTGTCTTGCCCGGTTTCTTCCCGAAGAACCCTTGCGCCGCGGTCGGCCTCGTTTCACTGTCCTTCCCTTGAACGGCGCCGAGTCAACTTTGTTCTGCCGATCTTCAAGCCGTCGAGAGGGAGCCGCGGCCGTTTTCTGCGCGGTTTTGGGATTTGCCGGTCCCGCCGTCTGCCTGCCGGCCGAACTCGGCGTCAGATGCGCCGCCGGCAGCTTGGGCAGTTTGGGCAGGGTGGAAACGTTAAGCTTCATCTTCATGAATTTCTCGATATCGCGGACGGAGCTTTTCTGGTCGGCGTTGGCGAACGAGATAGCATGGCCGGTCTGACCGGCGCGTCCGGTCCGGCCGATGCGATGGACGTAGTCCTCGGAGTTGGCGGGCATATCATAGTTCACGACCAGCTCGATCCCGGAGACATCGATCCCGCGGGCAGCGATGTCGGTCGCTACCAGGATCTGATAATCTCCTTGTTTGAAACCGTCCAGAGCGCGCCGCCGCTGACCCAGCGTCCGATTGGAATGAATCTCCGCCGCCGCAAAACCCATTTTGTTCACCTTGGCGGTGAGACGACTCGCCATCCGTTTGGTGCGAGTGAATACCAGAACCGGTCCGGAATAACGCTTCAACTGGACCGCCAGCAACTGACTCTTGTCGTGGTTGTTGACGAAAAACATCTCGTGGCTGACCTCAGTCGGGGTCGTACCGGAGCGGTCGATCTCGATACGCACGGGATCATCCATCATCCTGGCGGCTATCGCCTCGATCTCGGCCGGCATGGTCGCCGAAAAGAGCATCGTCTGACGGCTCTCCGGGGTCGCGGCCACTATTTTCTCGATATCCTTGATGAATCCCATGTCCAGCATCCGGTCCGCTTCGTCCAGCACCAGCATTTCCACCCGCGACAGATCGACTGTCTTCCGGGCAATATGATCCATGAGTCTTCCCGGCGTGGCCACGATAATGCGCGGGTTTTTCTGCAGGGCCGTCCGCTGCAGCGACATCGACGCGCCGCCGATCAGGACCGCTGTGCGAATGCCCGTCCCTCGCCCGAGCCCCCGCAGCACTTCATCCACCTGCAACGCCAACTCACGCGTCGGCGCCAGAATCAAACCGATACTCCTCTTCAACTTCGCCAGTCGCTGCAACATCGGTACGCCGAAAGCCACCGTCTTGCCCGAACCGGTCCGGGCAATGGCAATGACATCTTTGCCGGCCAGTCCGGCCGGGATCGAGGCCCGTTGGATCGGCGTCGGCGTGGTGTATTCAAGACGGTCGATTCCCGCCAGTAATTTCGAGGCAATTCCTAAATCGGTGAAGTCGCTGTCGGCGCTTCGGTCTGTTCTGTCTTCTCTCACAAGTCTTCTTTCTAAGGCACAGTCAATAGCTACAGGTTCAGTCTCAATTAATTCTCTCGTATGGTAATCCAGGGGGGAATTAGTCGACGGGGGAATAAACCCACGTTTCGAAATTTGTCAAGGATAAAGAGGTTAGGTCTCTGTTAGCCAGGCCCACCAGCTCCACGGGCTCGACGGACTCATTGTCCCCCTTGCCATTACACTGGCTCGTTGCCGCTCGTACAGGGGGCAGTCATTTCCCTCCAACATGACGCTATGGACCTTCTTGAGTCAATTTCATCATCTGACTCAACCGGGGCGCTCTCCTGATGCCGCCACAATAGTGTAGTAGTGCGCCGGCTTCTATAACCTTTGGGACTCTTTCTTGTTTCTCTAAGCGAAAATAAGTCCTATCTTCGTGCCTTGACCCAATCCACGTGGAATTGCAGGACCAATAATCTGGAGTAGCTATGTCGTTAGAACCCGGAAGCAAGCTGGGTCCTTATGAGATCATTGAGAAAGCCGGTGCCGGTGGCATGGGCGAAGTATACAAGGCGCGGGACTCGCGGCTCGATCGGATCGTTGCGATCAAAATTCTGCCCAACGCCATTGCCGGCATGCCCGATTTCAAGCAGCGTTTTGAGCGCGAGGCAAGGGCCATTTCCAGCCTCAACCACGCTCACATCTGTACTCTTTACGACGTCGGCCAACAGGATGACTGCGACTTCCTGGTCATGGAATTTCTCGAAGGGGAGACCCTCTCCGAGCGTTTGCAGCGTGGGCCCGTACCCTACGCCGAGATGCTTCAGATCGCCGTGCAGGTCGCCGGCGCTCTCGACGCTGCCCATCGG contains:
- a CDS encoding sigma-54 dependent transcriptional regulator, producing MSEDLSLPSYLAPIKSPAFREVLELARMVAEFDSSVLLSGDTGVGKEVVARFIHDHSRRRERPMSTINCAALPSALLESELFGHKAGSFTGAIADRVGLFEQAARGTAFLDEIGDVEGSIQVKLLRVLQEREILRIGENTPRRVDIRVIAATNTDLSAAVEEGRFRKDLLFRLRVVEIRVPPLAERREDIPLLCDHFLTELSTRMHLPDLRLAEECRTCLTEYTWPGNVRELYNVMERAAIFSRGCTIGVEHLPAELRERQQLPRAVGLFVPRTLREVEGEHILRTLSHTGGNRPQAAEILGVSPSTLWRKLKEMEGGSSR
- the typA gene encoding translational GTPase TypA; the encoded protein is MTDIAHIRNVAIVAHIDHGKTTLIDSVFKATQTFRENQDVAERLMDNNVLERERGITIRSKHCSVTWNDYLINIIDTPGHADFSGEVERVLSMVDSVLLLVDASEGPMPQTRYVLMRALKLGLRPIVIVNKVDRQNIRPNYALNKTFDLFIELGATDEQAHFPVLYGSGLDGWFVRDLEQDERKGMDALFQTIVDEVPAPPVNQEGEFLMQVSSLDWSDYVGQIGCGRVLRGSLKIGEEFTRMVTRLNDPGSPDKGWKVTNTSKARGVYMWVTRGLKRIETDEISAGDIVWLAGPPEISIGDTFSGSEDENEALKPLEIEEPTLSMFFLVNNGPFSGQEGTAIMLRQLKERLERELRVNVALRMADIGRPDGVKVSGRGELHLAILIEEMRREGLEFCISRPEVITRTDDRGRLMEPIEHLSIDVPEEYQGTVIEKLARRKGELTSVENGGTNTVRLTFEIPTRGLIGYRSEFMTDTRGLGIMASRFVGYGYWRGDYVAGTKGSVISIDTGPATAYAIESLQERSVVFIEPTERVYAGQIVGENSRNDDFTCNPTKRKNLTNHRSSTKDIGVKLDVPRKMTLEQAMEWIRDDELVEVTPRSIRVRKAILDNDERRRATRQSLSPDKHRGDISSRPTA
- a CDS encoding DEAD/DEAH box helicase, with the protein product MREDRTDRSADSDFTDLGIASKLLAGIDRLEYTTPTPIQRASIPAGLAGKDVIAIARTGSGKTVAFGVPMLQRLAKLKRSIGLILAPTRELALQVDEVLRGLGRGTGIRTAVLIGGASMSLQRTALQKNPRIIVATPGRLMDHIARKTVDLSRVEMLVLDEADRMLDMGFIKDIEKIVAATPESRQTMLFSATMPAEIEAIAARMMDDPVRIEIDRSGTTPTEVSHEMFFVNNHDKSQLLAVQLKRYSGPVLVFTRTKRMASRLTAKVNKMGFAAAEIHSNRTLGQRRRALDGFKQGDYQILVATDIAARGIDVSGIELVVNYDMPANSEDYVHRIGRTGRAGQTGHAISFANADQKSSVRDIEKFMKMKLNVSTLPKLPKLPAAHLTPSSAGRQTAGPANPKTAQKTAAAPSRRLEDRQNKVDSAPFKGRTVKRGRPRRKGSSGRNRARQTLPGAR